In Sulfitobacter sp. W027, a single window of DNA contains:
- a CDS encoding glycosyltransferase family 2 protein: MTTTTKWGLVATILAPADEIRRFAAYHLEAGAHRLYLYLDAENPDAFTSLKAHPKVRVITCDDAYWQKLCGKRPQKHQVRQSHNATHAYHRADDVDWLIHMDVDEFLVADRPVGKVLAELPMEQKIARIRPMEALSGDATAFKAFIPNGPKRAQIVSELYPTYGNYIKGGFLSHLAGKVFARTGMVGIRVQIHNVFQDDAIIDGPEQQPGIDLAHLHAKSWPEWLTAYRYRLEKGSYRADLAPNRPRDRGGLSMHELFAMIETEGGEPGLRAFFDEVCADTPVLRAALEAQGLLRRVDLALDAKLPRHFP, encoded by the coding sequence ATGACGACGACGACAAAATGGGGCCTTGTCGCCACGATCTTGGCCCCCGCAGATGAGATACGACGCTTTGCCGCCTACCACCTCGAAGCGGGTGCGCATCGGCTCTACCTTTATCTTGACGCTGAAAACCCCGACGCATTTACATCCCTCAAGGCCCATCCAAAAGTACGCGTGATCACCTGCGATGATGCCTATTGGCAAAAGCTCTGCGGTAAACGCCCGCAGAAACATCAGGTGCGCCAGAGCCATAATGCCACCCATGCCTATCACCGCGCGGATGACGTGGATTGGCTGATCCACATGGATGTAGATGAATTTTTGGTCGCGGATCGCCCCGTGGGCAAGGTGTTGGCCGAACTGCCAATGGAACAAAAAATTGCCCGCATCCGCCCGATGGAGGCGCTGTCGGGGGATGCTACGGCCTTCAAGGCCTTCATCCCGAACGGCCCGAAACGCGCGCAGATCGTGTCCGAGCTCTATCCGACCTATGGCAATTATATCAAAGGCGGTTTTCTCAGCCATCTCGCCGGAAAGGTCTTTGCGCGGACCGGTATGGTTGGCATTCGAGTCCAGATCCACAACGTATTTCAAGACGATGCGATAATCGACGGGCCAGAGCAGCAGCCCGGCATTGATCTGGCGCATCTGCACGCCAAAAGTTGGCCGGAGTGGCTGACCGCCTATCGCTACCGTTTGGAGAAAGGCTCTTACCGCGCCGATCTGGCCCCCAACCGGCCCCGTGATCGGGGTGGGCTGTCGATGCATGAACTCTTTGCCATGATTGAAACCGAAGGCGGCGAGCCGGGGTTGCGCGCCTTCTTTGATGAGGTCTGCGCCGACACCCCGGTCTTGCGCGCGGCGCTAGAGGCTCAAGGGCTGCTGCGCCGCGTTGATCTCGCACTTGATGCAAAGCTGCCGCGCCATTTCCCCTAA
- a CDS encoding peptide chain release factor 3 codes for MLDTPQNRPALPVEIARRRTFAIISHPDAGKTTLTEKFLLFGGAIQMAGQVRAKGEARRTRSDFMAMEKDRGISVSASAMSFDFHSGDTNYRFNLVDTPGHSDFSEDTYRTLTAVDAAVMVIDGAKGVESQTQKLFEVCRMRDLPILTFCNKMDRESRDTFEIIDEIQENLAIDVTPASWPIGVGRDFVGCYDMLRDRLELMDRADRNRVADSIKIEGLDDPKLEQHVPAALLEKLREDLEMARELLPPLDLKAMHEGTLTPIWFGSAINSFGVRELMEGIAKYGPEPQIQAATPRQILPEETKVSGFVFKVQANMDPKHRDRVAFVRLASGHFERGMKMTHVRTKKPMTISNPVMFLASDRELAEEAWAGDIIGIPNHGQLRIGDTLTQGEALRVSGIPSFAPELLQSVRAGDPLKAKHLEKALMQFAEEGAAKVFKPSIGSGFVVGVVGQLQFEVLASRIELEYGLPVRFEPSQFTSARWVNGVKQAVDKFTEANKQHIAHDHDGDIVYLTRLQWDIDRVERDYPDVKLTATKEMMV; via the coding sequence ATGTTGGATACGCCGCAAAACCGCCCCGCCCTGCCCGTCGAGATCGCGCGCCGTCGCACCTTTGCGATCATCAGCCACCCTGACGCGGGCAAGACCACGCTGACTGAAAAGTTCCTGCTGTTCGGCGGGGCCATTCAGATGGCTGGCCAAGTGCGCGCCAAGGGCGAAGCGCGGCGCACGCGCTCGGACTTCATGGCGATGGAGAAGGACCGGGGGATCTCGGTCTCGGCCTCGGCCATGTCATTCGATTTTCACAGTGGCGACACTAACTACCGCTTTAACCTCGTCGACACGCCCGGCCACTCGGACTTTTCCGAAGACACCTACCGCACGCTGACAGCGGTGGATGCCGCCGTGATGGTAATCGACGGGGCCAAGGGTGTGGAAAGCCAGACGCAGAAACTCTTTGAAGTCTGCCGGATGCGCGATCTGCCGATCCTGACCTTCTGTAACAAGATGGACCGCGAGAGCCGCGACACTTTTGAAATCATTGACGAAATTCAAGAGAACCTCGCGATCGACGTGACACCGGCAAGCTGGCCCATCGGCGTGGGCCGCGATTTCGTCGGTTGTTATGACATGCTGCGCGACCGTCTGGAACTGATGGACCGCGCCGACCGGAACCGTGTGGCCGACAGCATCAAGATCGAAGGGCTGGACGATCCCAAACTTGAACAGCACGTCCCCGCCGCCCTGCTGGAAAAGCTGCGCGAAGATTTGGAAATGGCGCGTGAGTTGCTGCCGCCTCTGGACCTCAAAGCGATGCACGAAGGGACGCTGACGCCGATCTGGTTCGGCTCTGCCATCAACTCCTTCGGCGTGCGCGAGTTAATGGAGGGCATCGCCAAATACGGGCCGGAACCACAGATCCAAGCCGCCACCCCGCGCCAGATTTTGCCAGAAGAAACAAAGGTTTCTGGCTTTGTCTTCAAGGTGCAGGCGAACATGGACCCAAAGCACCGCGACCGTGTGGCCTTTGTCCGCCTCGCCTCGGGGCATTTCGAGCGGGGCATGAAAATGACCCATGTGCGCACCAAAAAACCGATGACAATTTCCAACCCTGTCATGTTCCTTGCCTCCGACCGCGAATTGGCTGAAGAGGCCTGGGCGGGTGACATCATCGGCATCCCCAACCACGGGCAATTGCGCATCGGCGACACACTGACCCAAGGCGAAGCCCTGCGCGTCAGCGGCATCCCCTCCTTTGCGCCGGAACTGCTGCAAAGCGTCCGTGCGGGCGATCCGCTGAAAGCCAAGCATCTCGAAAAGGCGCTGATGCAATTTGCCGAAGAAGGTGCCGCGAAGGTCTTTAAACCCTCCATCGGCTCGGGCTTTGTCGTCGGCGTGGTCGGGCAGTTGCAGTTCGAAGTGCTCGCCAGCCGGATTGAGCTGGAATACGGGCTGCCGGTGCGGTTTGAGCCGTCGCAATTCACTTCGGCCCGCTGGGTGAACGGCGTCAAGCAAGCCGTTGATAAATTTACCGAAGCCAACAAACAGCACATCGCCCATGACCACGATGGCGACATCGTTTACCTGACCCGACTGCAATGGGATATCGACCGGGTTGAGCGCGATTACCCGGATGTAAAGCTGACCGCGACTAAGGAAATGATGGTCTGA
- a CDS encoding nuclear transport factor 2 family protein: protein MELKEIAQELVDGCRAGAAKVRENLDKLYAEDAVSVEAADMGGQGRETHGIKAIHGKHDWWENAMEEHATEVSGPFYFGDEQFSAVFKVDATDKQSGDRFQMEEIGVYHVKNGKIVREEFHYAVEAP, encoded by the coding sequence ATGGAACTGAAAGAGATTGCTCAAGAGTTGGTTGACGGCTGCCGTGCCGGTGCCGCCAAGGTGCGCGAGAATCTAGATAAATTATATGCCGAAGATGCCGTTTCGGTAGAGGCCGCGGATATGGGCGGGCAGGGGCGCGAGACGCATGGGATTAAGGCGATCCACGGCAAACACGACTGGTGGGAAAACGCGATGGAGGAACACGCAACCGAAGTCTCAGGCCCGTTCTATTTCGGCGATGAGCAGTTCAGCGCGGTCTTCAAGGTCGACGCCACCGACAAGCAGAGCGGCGACCGCTTTCAGATGGAAGAGATCGGCGTTTACCACGTGAAGAACGGCAAGATCGTCCGGGAAGAGTTTCACTACGCCGTTGAGGCCCCCTAA
- a CDS encoding Hint domain-containing protein, whose translation MSRTRTAPAQSIAVYRAEQLRASDGANMGDTLSFAAELVLDDVYELDRAAEPLRLSLLTLPGDQLQLAEDTGVGSPGADLHLDSLLTLMSPDGQTQEALLLVEVDGQGHAAEVYLLPLGPLTPLTGYRIVGIDSQTAQQKFGQLACVSFTRGTHISLSTGELRRIEDLRIGDRILTRDDGVQTLRWIGQSTLRAVGDFAPICIRAGTLNNEHDLIVSPDHRLFIYQRSDEMGAGRSELLVKARHLVNGDSVTVQDGGFVDYFQLLFDGHQIIYAEGIAAESMLVDSRTRSVLPPEMAAALGEVIPGHSDLPHAGLDLAEALLNRPDAAALLRKASTR comes from the coding sequence ATGTCCCGCACCCGCACCGCCCCCGCCCAGAGCATTGCCGTCTACCGCGCCGAACAACTCCGCGCGAGCGACGGGGCGAATATGGGCGATACGCTGAGTTTTGCCGCTGAATTGGTGCTGGATGATGTCTATGAGCTGGACCGCGCGGCGGAGCCTTTGCGCCTGTCTCTGCTGACCCTGCCGGGGGATCAATTGCAGCTGGCCGAGGATACCGGCGTGGGCAGCCCCGGTGCAGACCTGCATCTCGACAGCCTGCTCACACTGATGTCGCCCGACGGCCAGACCCAAGAGGCACTGCTGCTGGTCGAGGTCGATGGCCAAGGGCACGCCGCTGAGGTTTACCTCTTGCCACTGGGGCCGCTGACCCCGCTAACGGGCTACCGCATTGTTGGGATTGATAGCCAAACCGCGCAGCAGAAATTCGGCCAACTGGCCTGCGTGTCCTTCACACGCGGCACCCATATCTCGCTCAGCACCGGCGAGCTACGCCGCATCGAAGACCTCCGTATCGGCGACCGTATCCTGACCCGCGACGATGGCGTTCAGACCCTACGCTGGATCGGCCAGAGCACCCTGCGCGCGGTGGGCGATTTCGCTCCGATCTGCATCCGCGCAGGCACGCTGAACAACGAACATGACCTAATCGTTAGCCCCGACCACCGGCTTTTCATCTATCAACGCAGTGATGAGATGGGCGCGGGCCGGTCGGAACTGCTCGTGAAAGCGCGGCATCTGGTCAATGGTGACAGCGTGACGGTGCAGGACGGCGGCTTTGTCGACTACTTCCAACTGCTCTTTGACGGACACCAGATCATCTATGCCGAGGGGATTGCTGCCGAATCCATGTTGGTCGACAGCCGAACCCGCTCTGTCCTACCGCCGGAAATGGCCGCGGCCTTGGGCGAGGTGATCCCCGGCCATTCCGATCTGCCCCATGCCGGGCTTGATCTGGCCGAGGCGCTGCTCAACCGCCCCGATGCGGCGGCGCTGCTGAGAAAAGCCTCAACCCGTTAG
- a CDS encoding SDR family oxidoreductase yields MDLGIKGKKALVCASSKGLGLGCAEALAAAGVSLVMNARGAEALEASAERIRQDYGVEVVTVAADVATEEGQALVIKAAEGCDILVNNAGGPPPGMWHDWDREDFIKALDANMLAPIALIKALVPGMMDRGWGRVVNITSQSVRAPIGVLGLSNSARTGLTGYVAGTSRQVAGKGVTINNLLPGIHATDRADSLDAGVVKAKGITLDEARAERQAGIPAGRYGTREEFGAACAFLCSQHAGFIVGQNLLLDGGGTNITM; encoded by the coding sequence ATGGATTTGGGAATCAAGGGTAAGAAGGCGCTTGTCTGCGCCTCGTCAAAAGGGCTTGGCCTTGGCTGCGCCGAAGCGCTTGCGGCGGCAGGGGTCAGCCTAGTGATGAACGCACGCGGCGCCGAGGCGCTTGAGGCGTCGGCAGAACGTATCCGTCAGGATTATGGCGTCGAGGTCGTCACCGTGGCGGCGGATGTGGCCACTGAAGAGGGGCAGGCGCTGGTCATCAAAGCCGCTGAGGGCTGTGACATCCTCGTCAACAACGCGGGCGGGCCCCCTCCGGGGATGTGGCATGACTGGGACCGCGAAGATTTCATCAAGGCGCTCGACGCGAATATGTTGGCCCCCATCGCGCTGATCAAAGCGCTGGTGCCGGGCATGATGGACCGTGGCTGGGGCCGGGTGGTCAACATCACCAGCCAATCCGTGCGCGCGCCGATTGGCGTGCTGGGTCTCAGTAATTCCGCCCGGACCGGGCTTACCGGCTATGTCGCGGGCACTTCGCGTCAGGTGGCGGGCAAAGGGGTCACGATCAACAACCTTTTGCCGGGCATTCACGCGACCGACCGCGCGGATTCGCTGGATGCGGGTGTGGTCAAGGCCAAGGGCATCACACTGGATGAGGCCCGCGCCGAGCGGCAGGCTGGCATTCCCGCAGGCCGCTATGGCACGCGCGAAGAGTTCGGCGCGGCTTGTGCGTTCCTCTGTTCGCAGCACGCGGGCTTTATCGTGGGCCAGAACCTGCTGCTGGACGGCGGCGGCACCAACATCACGATGTAA
- a CDS encoding sodium:proline symporter codes for MQSTVLIVLFAAVILASLLVAPRRATIEGFFGGANAAGRAPGLWVLVLSQVTTWIFARSLMNAAILGYFYGIAGTLAYAAYYGSFLTGGYIVGHLRRGGARSVQDWLGGHFGGAGTAAYNLVIGLRLLSEVFANLLVVALIFEAVWPGSGTLAVLIVAALGFGYSAWGGLSAALRTDVVQMLVFLVVFGLALGALLLSPGFELGAVLSAPGVSGPYNGWVLLAVALLQVFSYPAHDPVMMDRGFLADEATTRASFLHAFWISTLCIIGFGFFGIQASLTGAAYEGELIGTWGQMFPGWIFVALMLSLLVSALSTLDSALASAARLMVEEWRIAPRSLRGGRLVMAGFMALGALLTLWGNATLFDAVAVSGTASMFLTPVLLVGLVAGRRIAVWSYLAAFAAAMLGAAAYFARGWAPVAALLPEGHKYEQLLVICVIVLLAGFAAVLAGARRG; via the coding sequence ATGCAAAGCACCGTTTTAATTGTTCTCTTCGCGGCTGTCATCCTTGCCAGCCTGCTTGTCGCGCCGCGCCGTGCCACAATCGAGGGGTTCTTTGGCGGGGCCAATGCGGCGGGCCGCGCGCCGGGACTTTGGGTGCTGGTGCTGAGCCAAGTTACCACGTGGATTTTCGCCCGCAGCCTGATGAACGCGGCGATCTTGGGCTATTTCTACGGTATCGCAGGCACACTGGCCTATGCGGCCTATTACGGATCGTTCCTGACGGGCGGCTATATCGTCGGCCACCTGCGCCGCGGCGGGGCGCGCTCGGTGCAGGACTGGCTGGGCGGCCATTTCGGCGGGGCGGGCACAGCGGCCTATAACCTCGTGATCGGGCTGCGGTTGCTGTCGGAGGTTTTTGCCAATCTGCTGGTCGTCGCGCTGATTTTCGAGGCCGTCTGGCCCGGGTCTGGCACGCTGGCGGTGCTGATCGTCGCGGCTTTGGGCTTTGGCTATTCGGCATGGGGCGGGCTTTCCGCCGCGCTGCGCACGGATGTGGTGCAGATGCTGGTCTTTCTTGTCGTTTTCGGCCTCGCGCTTGGCGCGCTGCTGCTGAGCCCGGGGTTCGAACTTGGCGCGGTGCTGAGTGCGCCGGGCGTCTCGGGGCCCTATAACGGCTGGGTGCTTTTAGCGGTGGCCTTGTTGCAGGTCTTCTCCTACCCCGCCCATGACCCGGTGATGATGGACCGTGGCTTTCTGGCAGATGAGGCAACCACGCGGGCCTCTTTCCTGCACGCCTTTTGGATTTCGACGCTCTGCATCATCGGCTTTGGCTTTTTCGGCATCCAAGCCAGCCTGACCGGTGCGGCATATGAAGGCGAATTGATCGGCACATGGGGGCAGATGTTTCCGGGCTGGATTTTCGTGGCGCTGATGCTGTCGCTGCTGGTCTCGGCACTGTCGACGCTTGATTCCGCGCTGGCCTCGGCCGCGCGGCTGATGGTCGAAGAATGGCGCATCGCGCCGCGCAGCCTGAGGGGCGGGCGGCTGGTGATGGCGGGGTTCATGGCGCTTGGTGCGCTGTTGACGCTCTGGGGCAATGCCACGCTTTTCGATGCCGTGGCGGTCAGCGGGACCGCGTCGATGTTCCTTACCCCGGTGCTGCTGGTGGGGCTGGTGGCGGGGCGCCGCATCGCGGTCTGGAGTTATCTCGCCGCCTTTGCCGCCGCGATGCTCGGGGCTGCGGCCTATTTCGCGCGGGGCTGGGCGCCGGTGGCGGCCCTCCTGCCCGAGGGGCATAAATACGAGCAATTGTTGGTGATTTGCGTGATCGTGCTGCTGGCCGGGTTCGCAGCGGTGCTTGCGGGGGCGCGGCGAGGCTGA
- a CDS encoding ABC transporter ATP-binding protein: MTDPTPRLEIKNLRRSYGGRQVVDDVSLQIMPGQVTCLLGPSGCGKSTTLRMIAGVEMQDSGTIHVDGKLICDTVFRVPPERREIGLMFQDFALFPHLSVADNVGFGLKKGTKAEKRKRIEELLERVDLLRYIDGYPHQLSGGEQQRVALARALAPQPRIMLMDEPFSGLDNRLRDGIRDETLSILKEEDTAVLLVTHEPDEAMRMADEIALMRDGKIVQQGAPYNVYTRPVDRASVAFFSDANVLEATVNGALAETVFGEFLAPGLPDGTKVNIVFRPQHLRIDFDRAGQGPRPTSTDGTPARAVVERARFMGNESLVEFVLDQDGSRLKATVPNVFLPQPGAVMWLTVRRDRCFVFPVKS, translated from the coding sequence ATGACAGACCCCACCCCCCGCCTGGAAATCAAGAACCTGCGCCGCAGCTATGGCGGGCGGCAGGTTGTCGATGACGTGTCTTTGCAGATCATGCCGGGGCAGGTGACCTGTCTGCTCGGCCCCTCGGGCTGCGGCAAATCCACCACGCTGCGCATGATCGCCGGCGTTGAGATGCAAGACAGCGGCACGATCCACGTCGACGGCAAGCTGATCTGCGACACGGTGTTTCGCGTCCCGCCAGAGCGGCGCGAGATTGGGCTGATGTTTCAGGATTTCGCCCTGTTCCCGCATCTGAGCGTGGCCGACAACGTGGGCTTTGGCCTTAAGAAGGGCACCAAGGCCGAGAAGCGCAAGCGGATTGAGGAATTGCTCGAACGGGTGGACCTGCTGCGCTACATCGACGGCTACCCGCATCAGCTTTCGGGCGGAGAGCAGCAGCGCGTGGCGCTGGCCCGTGCGTTGGCGCCGCAGCCGCGCATCATGTTAATGGATGAACCCTTTTCCGGCCTCGACAATCGTCTGCGTGACGGCATCCGGGACGAGACGCTGAGCATCCTGAAAGAAGAGGACACCGCCGTTCTTCTGGTCACCCATGAGCCGGATGAGGCAATGCGCATGGCCGATGAGATCGCCCTGATGCGTGATGGCAAGATCGTCCAGCAAGGCGCGCCTTACAATGTCTATACCCGGCCCGTTGACCGCGCTTCGGTCGCATTTTTCAGCGATGCCAATGTGTTGGAGGCCACGGTGAACGGTGCACTGGCCGAGACGGTCTTTGGTGAGTTCCTCGCCCCCGGTCTGCCGGATGGCACCAAGGTGAATATCGTGTTCCGCCCGCAGCATCTACGGATCGACTTCGACCGCGCGGGGCAAGGGCCGCGCCCCACATCGACCGATGGCACCCCGGCACGCGCGGTGGTCGAACGCGCGCGCTTTATGGGCAACGAAAGCCTTGTGGAATTTGTCCTCGACCAAGACGGCTCGCGGCTCAAAGCCACGGTGCCGAACGTCTTCCTGCCGCAACCCGGCGCTGTCATGTGGCTGACCGTCCGCCGCGACCGCTGCTTTGTCTTTCCGGTGAAATCATGA
- a CDS encoding Lin0512 family protein, producing the protein MTPLMVEFGMGSSLRRGDYTQAAKRAVQDALWHNSINLAELFGFDKSDMRVTLDVGVQRPDLVDAEALRAVFPYGEVTVNLHHGGLDVPRPEGEGNPTVMANVALSVGFDMERTDG; encoded by the coding sequence ATGACCCCGCTGATGGTGGAATTCGGCATGGGCTCGTCCCTGCGCCGGGGCGACTATACCCAAGCCGCCAAACGCGCCGTGCAGGATGCGTTGTGGCACAATTCGATCAATCTGGCCGAACTTTTCGGTTTCGACAAATCCGACATGCGCGTCACCCTCGACGTGGGCGTGCAGCGCCCCGATCTGGTGGATGCCGAGGCGCTGCGGGCGGTCTTCCCTTACGGCGAAGTGACAGTGAACCTGCACCACGGCGGCCTCGACGTGCCGCGCCCCGAAGGGGAGGGCAACCCGACCGTGATGGCCAATGTGGCGCTCTCTGTGGGGTTTGACATGGAGCGCACCGATGGCTGA
- a CDS encoding Lin0512 family protein, producing MAEQRIIIEMGMGNDLHGMDYTKACARAIEDALRHSSLPLFGALDVTPDEMRVQVTVAVQEPEKVDVDALAAKLPRGRAEVRAVKGGLNVPTGQDTIVVAQASVEAFLPQQTGWRLKR from the coding sequence ATGGCTGAACAACGGATCATCATCGAGATGGGCATGGGCAACGATCTGCACGGGATGGACTATACCAAAGCCTGCGCCCGCGCGATCGAAGACGCCTTGCGCCATTCTTCCCTGCCGCTGTTTGGCGCGTTGGACGTGACACCGGATGAGATGCGCGTGCAGGTTACCGTGGCAGTGCAGGAGCCTGAGAAGGTGGATGTCGACGCGTTGGCGGCAAAGCTGCCGCGCGGTCGGGCCGAGGTGCGTGCCGTGAAAGGCGGACTGAACGTGCCGACGGGGCAGGACACGATTGTCGTGGCGCAGGCGAGTGTCGAGGCGTTCTTGCCCCAGCAAACCGGTTGGCGGCTCAAGCGTTAA
- a CDS encoding YafY family protein, translating to MVSVKTEDRLVALIDRLRDGQVHRAEDLARRFGISTRTIYRDMDKLSASGLPVAGTRGEGYRITPAITLPPLTLTPAELEALNLGLAVAAEVGDPGLQEAAETLAAKFDAVLPTEAIAEGAAWSQALRSQGKATRVFAHLPVLRAAVQARQKLRIGVADSGGQVVRPLKVENWGRFWVLTVWSESAERFATFRLDLIESAEALPELFVDEPGKTLADYRA from the coding sequence ATGGTGTCAGTAAAAACCGAAGACCGCCTTGTGGCGCTGATCGACCGGCTGCGGGATGGGCAGGTGCACCGGGCCGAGGATCTGGCCCGTCGCTTTGGTATCTCCACCCGCACGATCTACCGCGATATGGACAAGCTCAGCGCCTCTGGCCTCCCCGTTGCCGGGACGCGGGGCGAAGGCTATCGGATCACCCCCGCGATCACCCTGCCCCCGCTGACCCTGACCCCGGCAGAGCTGGAGGCGTTGAACCTCGGTCTTGCGGTGGCGGCGGAGGTCGGGGATCCGGGGCTGCAAGAGGCGGCGGAGACTTTGGCCGCGAAGTTCGACGCGGTACTGCCGACCGAGGCCATTGCCGAGGGGGCCGCTTGGTCACAAGCGCTGAGGTCGCAGGGAAAAGCCACACGGGTCTTCGCCCATCTCCCGGTGTTGCGTGCGGCAGTACAGGCGCGGCAAAAGTTACGGATCGGAGTAGCGGACAGCGGCGGTCAAGTCGTCCGACCGCTGAAGGTCGAGAATTGGGGGCGGTTTTGGGTGCTGACCGTGTGGTCCGAGAGCGCGGAGCGCTTTGCCACCTTCCGGCTGGACCTGATCGAGAGTGCCGAAGCCCTGCCCGAACTCTTCGTTGATGAACCGGGGAAGACTTTGGCGGACTACCGCGCCTGA
- a CDS encoding twin-arginine translocase TatA/TatE family subunit yields the protein MLNNIGLPGLLLIAVVVLVLFGRGKISSLMGEVGKGITSFKKGISEGEEETKRADDIKHVDEVHHADLPEHADQGTHPKTDLKADKDRV from the coding sequence ATGTTGAACAATATCGGATTGCCGGGCCTGCTGCTGATCGCGGTTGTCGTGCTGGTGCTTTTTGGCCGTGGCAAGATTTCCTCGCTCATGGGCGAAGTCGGCAAAGGCATCACCAGCTTCAAAAAGGGCATCAGCGAAGGCGAAGAAGAGACCAAGCGCGCGGACGACATCAAACATGTCGACGAAGTGCACCATGCTGACCTGCCCGAGCATGCCGATCAGGGCACGCATCCAAAGACCGACCTGAAGGCCGACAAGGACCGGGTGTAA
- the tatB gene encoding Sec-independent protein translocase protein TatB gives MFDLGWTELLVIGVVALIVVGPKDLPVLFRRVGQFVGKAKGMAREFSQAMNDAADESGMREMSSSLNKSLKTATNPLGSAMDEVKDATRSLTNFDPDSETGKLAAQKAEDVKKIQASTARAAAERKQREAAEAMAQAEAAEAKLSDATPVEAAKPATAKTAAKKTAPARPVIEKEVAKPAPAKAAAKKPAAKKPAAKKPAAKKPATAKPAAKKE, from the coding sequence ATGTTCGATCTGGGTTGGACGGAACTTCTGGTCATTGGCGTGGTGGCCCTGATCGTGGTCGGCCCCAAGGACCTGCCCGTGCTGTTTCGGCGCGTCGGGCAATTCGTGGGCAAGGCCAAGGGCATGGCGCGTGAATTCAGTCAGGCGATGAACGACGCCGCTGATGAAAGCGGTATGCGCGAGATGTCCTCCTCGCTGAACAAATCGCTGAAAACGGCGACCAACCCGTTGGGCAGCGCGATGGACGAGGTGAAGGACGCGACCCGTTCGCTGACCAACTTTGACCCCGACAGCGAGACCGGCAAACTGGCGGCGCAAAAGGCAGAGGATGTGAAAAAGATCCAAGCCAGCACTGCCCGCGCTGCAGCCGAGCGCAAGCAACGCGAGGCGGCAGAGGCCATGGCGCAGGCCGAGGCGGCGGAGGCGAAGCTGTCTGACGCGACCCCGGTAGAGGCTGCCAAACCCGCCACCGCCAAGACGGCCGCGAAAAAGACGGCACCGGCGCGTCCCGTGATCGAGAAAGAGGTGGCCAAACCGGCCCCTGCCAAAGCGGCGGCTAAAAAGCCCGCGGCCAAGAAACCCGCTGCGAAAAAGCCTGCCGCCAAGAAGCCAGCGACAGCCAAACCTGCTGCGAAAAAAGAGTAA
- the tatC gene encoding twin-arginine translocase subunit TatC has product MSASDDYDIDDSSAPLIEHLAELRTRLIHSVIAFIIGMVICFTVWNPIFNFLTEPLCSAMAERGQDDCGLILIKLQEGFFVAISISLLGGLVLGFPFISYQLWRFVAPGLYKNEKGAFLPFLISSPVMFFLGAAFAFYVVTPLAFDFFLGFQQAGTLVGEGPDGESGIAAIAFQGSAQEYLSLTIKFIVAFGLCFQLPVLLTLMGKAGLVSSEGLGNVRKYAVVAILVLAALVTPPDVITQVILFVVVYGLYEISIFLVRRVEKKRDEKLREEGYFDDEDEEDLL; this is encoded by the coding sequence ATGAGCGCCTCCGACGACTATGATATCGACGACAGCTCGGCCCCGCTGATCGAGCATCTGGCCGAGTTGCGCACGCGGCTCATCCACTCTGTCATCGCCTTCATCATCGGTATGGTGATCTGCTTTACCGTCTGGAATCCGATCTTCAACTTCCTGACCGAACCGCTGTGCTCGGCCATGGCGGAACGGGGTCAGGACGACTGCGGGCTGATCCTAATCAAGTTGCAAGAAGGTTTCTTTGTTGCGATCTCGATCTCGCTTTTGGGCGGTCTGGTGCTGGGCTTTCCCTTCATTAGCTACCAGCTGTGGCGCTTTGTGGCACCGGGGCTTTACAAGAACGAGAAGGGCGCCTTTCTGCCCTTCCTGATTTCCTCGCCGGTGATGTTTTTCCTCGGCGCGGCCTTTGCCTTCTACGTCGTCACCCCGCTGGCCTTCGACTTCTTCCTTGGGTTCCAGCAGGCTGGCACGCTTGTTGGTGAGGGCCCGGATGGCGAGAGCGGCATCGCCGCCATCGCTTTCCAAGGCTCCGCGCAGGAATACCTTTCGCTTACGATCAAGTTCATCGTGGCCTTTGGTCTTTGCTTCCAGCTTCCTGTTCTGCTGACGCTGATGGGCAAGGCCGGGCTGGTCAGTTCTGAAGGTCTTGGCAACGTCCGTAAATATGCTGTGGTGGCGATCCTGGTGTTGGCCGCGCTGGTCACCCCGCCGGACGTGATCACGCAGGTGATCCTCTTCGTGGTGGTCTATGGCCTTTATGAAATCTCGATCTTCCTCGTGCGCCGGGTCGAGAAAAAGCGTGACGAAAAGCTGCGCGAAGAGGGCTACTTTGACGACGAGGACGAGGAAGACCTGCTGTGA